The following is a genomic window from candidate division KSB1 bacterium.
TTAATAACATCATGTTTATACCTGCAACCCGAAAAGAACTTGAGCGCCTCGGCTGGACCGATCCGGATATCATCCTGATTACCGGTGACAGTTATATTGATTCCCCGTTTGTCGGCATTTCTATGATCGGACATATATTGATGGACGCCGGCTATAAAGTCGCAATTATCCCGCAGCCGGACATCGAATCGGACAAAGATATTACCCGCTTTGGCGAGCCGCGACTGTTTTGGGGCATTACCTCGGGCTGCATTGATTCGATGGTCGCCAATTACACGGCCAACGGGCGCAAACGCAAATCCGATGATTATACGGCAGGCAATGTGAACAACCGTCGGCCGGACCGGGCTGTGATTGTCTACAGCAATCTCATTCGGCGTTATTTCAAAAATACCGTTCCCCTGGTACTTGGCGGCATTGAGGCGAGTCTGCGGCGGATAGTCCATTACGACTATTGGTCGAATAAACTTCGGCGCTCCATTCTGTTCGACGCCAAAGCCGATTATCTGCTGTACGGCATGTCCGACCGCACGGTCGTGCAGCTCACAGAACGGCTGCAGAACGGCGAATCTCCGGCAGATCTGCCAGGACTTTGCCATATCTCCTCCACTATCCCTGATACTGCGCTGGTGCTGCCGGCCTGGGATCAAGTCAAACGCGACAAAGCGGCATTTACCGACATGTTTATGACATTTTATCAGGAACAGGATCCGAAACATGCCCGTCCCCTGGCCCAGCTGCAGGACACCCGCTATCTGGTTCAGAATCCTCCGGCCCCTTACCTGAGGCAGACGGAACTCGATCGTCTTCACGCGCTGCCCTTTGAGCGCGATCTGCATCCGCATCACCGGCAGCAGGGCCCTGTCAAGGCTCTTGATACGATACAATTTTCCATCCCTACGCACCGCGGATGTTATGGTGAATGCCATTTCTGTTCCATCGCTGTACATCAGGGAAGAACCGTGCGCTGGCGCAGTATGGACTCCGTGACGAATGAAGCGCGTACTCTGACACAGCACCCGAATTTCAAAGGCCGTATCACCGATCTGGGCGGACCCACTGCAAATATGTACGGATTCGAGTGCGCGAAAAAACTAAAATCCGGCGCCTGCCGCGACAAGCGCTGTCTTTATCCCGCTGTGTGTAATACACTGCAGATAGACCATCAGCCGCAGATTGATCTGCTGCGGCGCATGAAAAACATTCCCGATATCAAAAGCGTATACGTGAGCTCCGGAATTCGCTATGATATGGTGCTGGCTGATAAACAGCATGGGCGCGATTATCTGAACGAAATTGTCCGGGCTCATGTGTCCGGACAGCTAAAAATTGCGCCGGAACATTCAGAACCGAACGTGCTGGCGAAAATGGGCAAACCCCCGGTTGACGATCTGGTCCGGTTTGTAAATATGTTTTACGACCTGACCCGCAAAGCAGGCAAGGACCAGTATCTGACCTATTATCTCATTGCCGCGCATCCCGGCTGCCGTGAACAGGATATGCACAAGCTAAAACAGTTTGCCGCGCGCACCCTTAAAGTCAAGCCGAGGCAGATTCAGATTTTCACTCCGACGCCTTCCACCCTGTCCACCCTTATGTATTATACCGAACGCGACCCGTTCACCGGCAACTCCTGTTTTGTCGACAAAGACCGCGGCAGAGAAAGCAGAAACAAATCATCATCGGATGATGGAACACGGTTGACGCGGTATACGCGGATTTTCACGGATTGCAAAGCACAATCTGCGTCAATCCGTGGAAATCCGCATTCCATGGACATCTCAACTTATCATCCAAACCGGAAAAGCAAGCACATTCCCGCAAACACGCTATCAATCCCCGAATCTCGGATTGACCACATTGCTGTAAATAGATCCGAATGTATAACGGAACCCTATGGACACATAATAATCATAGTTGGTTGCTACTTCCTTCTGGCGCAGCAAAATTTCCTCCTGTGTCGCACCGCCTGCCGGCAGTGACAGCTGATCACGGATCATGGACACATCTCCGAACAGGTTCAGGGACAGCCCTTCGATCAGCTGCAGATTGAGATTGCAGTAAAACTCGACTCGGTTGCGGGACCAATCGTGCAGATAATGCGAGCCTTCCAGGGTTGAGCTCAGCGATCCCCAGGGTTCTTTGAGTTCAAACGTGGCCGAAAGACTCTGATGCATCAGATGTTCGTATTGTTTCTGATAAATAGTGGGTTTGATATAATCCGAATACCGGTACATGGGCCGATAAAACAGACGCAGTTCCCGCCGCGTGTATTCGGAATAGGGAAAAATATTATACTCGACCGCCGGTCCCACACGGCAGGACAGATCCAGATTTGAATAAGTCGATGATTCAATATCGGTATAGCCGCCCACAGACCAGTGATCTGTGAGACTCTTGACGTACATGCCTTCAATTTCTCGCGACCGGCGGATACTGGTCAGGGTTCGGTCATCCAGTTCAAAATGTTCTTCATTGTACTCATTCTCGATTGAAAGCGCGATCTTGGATTCCGGTGTTACCCGGTCCACAGAAAACGACGCCTCCAGTTCATACTCTTTCTGGGTTTCCTCACCCTGCAAGTCCCAGTCAACATCGATATTAAACACCCAAAAATTCCATTTGTCACGGATTCTGCTTTCCTGCGGCTGGTTGTAGCTGATATGAATATAATCAGAAAGCGGTGTGTCATGAATGTAGCGCATCAAACCGATTTTCAGCACCCGGACGATACCGCGCCGGATGTCGTCTTCGCTGGCAAACCGGGTGCACACGTATTTCAGGGTATCATTTATGGATTTAAATCTCTGCTGCCCGATCAAATGCAGCGTATATTCCTCGCCGCCTCCTCCGGTCTGCTGCTCCGACATCATCACATACACCTGCGCTTGTTTGCGGTCGCGCACATAATTGACAAACTGGATTTCGGTTTTAATATAAGACTCGAACTCTCCCGGCACATCCAGAAAAACAGTGATTGCCTCGTTGCGGATGTTATTTTCATTTTGAGCAAAAGCAGGCAGAATGATTCCTGTTATGAAAATGATTAAGAGATAAAGCAAGTATCGCACGATAAACCTCCATTGCGCGTAGATTGATTCAGTTCGGAAACACGATGCAATTAAACCCGGGACTTTTGGCAGAATTGTTCAAGATACAAATTTTTCAAGACAGGATAAAGGGGAAATTCCAAAATTAGTTGACAGATAACTATTAAAACCTCTTTTAGTTCTGATACTGATCATGTTTATAATAAGCGTTAAAAGGATGATTAATCAAAGCTTTTTTCTAAGTGCATCGTGATGACACGCTGCTCAATTTGACGCTACCCATCATCATCCTTGAATGATTTTAGAATTTATATCCGTTATAGATATAAATGATATTATTTTCAACTAAACCGACGCCGTGCATTTTCTTAATTGATTAATAATAATGAGATTTAATGTTGCTATTTATTTTCTACATCGGACTGGCAGGAATCGGCACAGCTGTAACCTGGAAAGGCAGCGGTTTACTGGAATTGGCCTCGGATCGACTGGCCAGGCATTATCGTCTCCCTGCTATTGTACAGGGTGCTGTAATCGCTGCCGTCGGGTCCAGTTTTCCCGAACTCTCTGCAACTGTCATCTCTACCCTTTTGCATGGTGATTTTGATCTGGGCGTTGCATCTATTGTCGGATCGGCTATTTTTAATATTCTGGTCATTCCCGGAGTGTCGGGACTGGTTGGCAGGCGGCTGCAGGCAGATATCAATCTTGTCTACAAAGATGTCCAGTTTTATATTATCTCTGTAGCAACTCTTTTGCTGGCCTTTTCATTTGCCGTGATTTATCATCCGGTAAGCGGGGCAGATCTTGTCGGCTCGATGACCCGCCCGATTGCGCTGGCGCCCGTTTTGCTGTACGGATTGTACCTGTTTGTTCAGCAGCAGGACACACGGGAAAAATGGGCGGCAGAAAACTCTGTACAGCAAAATAGCAGAGTCAGTCCTTTGAGGGAATGGCTACGCCTGATTGCAGGGCTATTGTTGATTATTGCAGGCGTGGAAGGGCTTCTCCGATCCGCATTGGGTTTGGGAGAATTGCTCAATACACCCAGTTCGCTTTGGGGATTGACCGTAGTAGCGGCAGGTACCAGTCTGCCCGATATGTTTATCAGCGTAAAAACAGCCCGCAAGGGCCAAGGCGTGGTTAGTTTGGCCAATGTACTCGGCAGTAATATCTTTGACCTGCTGATTGCCGTACCTGCAGGTATTCTTATAGTCGGCAGTTCAGCCGTCAACTTTTCCATTGCTGCCCCCCTGATGGGATTTCTCACACTTGCAACCATTGTATTGTTCACCACACTTCGAACGCGACTCACTCTTTATCGCGGAGAAGCAGTGCTGCTGCTCGTGCTCTATGTTCTGTTTGTCACCTGGATGATCCTGGAGACCACAGGCGTAACCGGGCTTGTTTTTTAGCCGGTTGCACCGTGAAATATTATTTATGATAACTCTGCTGACAGGTGAACACTGTATATGCAACAACCTATGCCCGGCAAAACAGTCTGCCTCTTTACATCATTCTTTCTTATAACTGATAGTTTTCAAATGTTTTTTGAGATAGGCCCCCAGTTTTGCCTGAACCTCAGCATACTTTGACTGTTCCGCCACATTTACAGTTTCCAGAGGATCCTGCTCATAATCGAATAGCTGCTTACCGACAATATGATTTAATTCAGAGTCCGAATCAGCATGCAGGCCCGCCTCGATCCATTCAACATACCGATAACGTTCATCGCGTACTGCATATCCCATCTTATTATCACGGGTGTATTGACTGATTGAAAAAGTATGATCTGGATCCTCTTTACCTTTGATCAACCTGACCAGACTGCGGCCGGAGACCTGGGACGGGATATCAAGTCCGGCCAGTTCGCAAAGGGTTGAAAACAAATCAATGAATCCGGTTGATTTTGATGTGCGGTTTGGAGTTTGTCCAGGTACACGAATAATCAACGGAGAGCGTGTGGCCTGTTCAAAATTAGTGGCTTTGCCCCACAGAGCGTGATCGCCCAGATGCCAGCCATGATCCCCCCACAACACAACGATGGTCTCTTGGTTCAAGTCCAGTTCATCCAGTTTTTTCATGATTTTGCCGATTTGAGCGTCTATATAACTCACAGCGGCTTTGTATCCATGAATCAAGCGACTTTGCTCGGTCCCGGAAAGTTTTTTTCTATTTTCGAGTTTATCATAAATACGATCACCGTTTTCAGCAGTATAGGACTGCAGCTCCGGTGATTTTGTATAAAAATACGCATGGTCATTTTCCGCCATCCGCTGATATTCCGCCAGCTGAATGTCCTTTGGATCATATAAATCCTAATATTTTTCAGGTGCTGTGAACGGCAAATGCGGACGCTCAAATCCGACTGCAAGAAAAAATGGGCTGTCGGATTGTGACAGTTTTTCCAGGTCCGCCAAAGCCTTGTCTGCGAAAACACCGTCCTTGTACGCATTATCCGGTACATCCAGACATTCAGTGGCCGGTTTGATGCGTTTGTGCGCTTTGCGTATCAATGCATGACCTGAAAGTCCTGTATCATTTTCAACCTGTGCAAATACATCCTTGACCAGCGGCGATTGATAAAAATAACCGCAAACCGGACCGGTTGAATCAGCATAATACGGTTTCATAGCCTCTTCTGATAAAGGAAAAGCTCGTGTCCAGGAGGGCTGATCCCAGTATTTATCTACAGTTCGGTAATCAAATATTTTCGAGATATTGATTGTAGTATATCCGTTCTGTTTAAAATACTGCGGTAAAGTAACCACATCCGGCAGCGCCTCGCGAATCATTGTGAATCCCCATGGGTTGTTTTCATCCGGATACAGACCGGTCAATAAAGACGCACGAGAAGGCCCGCAAACAGCCTGCTGACAGTGATTATTAAAAAAAAACGTTCCCTGCTCTGCTCATTGATCAATATGCGGCGATAAAGTTGACTCATCACCATAACAGCCCAGCAGCGGTTTCAAATCATCGACTGCGATAAACAGAATATTGGGATGCCGTTGAACAGCGTATCGGGTAAACGGAAATACTGACAAGGTTGCCATTGAACCGAGTCCGTGTTTAAAAAATGTCCGTCTATTCGGCATACGTATGACTCCTGAATATTGAATTCAAAATATTTAACATATTTTTCAAATTGAACAGTATTAATAATTTAAAGCCATCAAACATTGTAATACAAAGAGTACTCTTTAAAATGAGCAAATATATAAATTCTTACAAATCCAGTGATGTATCTGCTTTCAAAATTCCAGGGTGCAATAAACCTGAGGGCCAGATTTTAGATTGCTTAACAGTTGTTTCAGAGCAAAAAAAGTGCATAAAAAAAGTTTATCCCATGCACAATAATCGGTTTCCACAAGCCGGGACTCAAATTAAACGCCGATCACTAGGTACTTTATAAAATATCTTTATCTTATTATATAGCAGCAAGTAAAACTATTTACTTAAAGTATTTAATATGCTGCTCAACTTTGAAACCACCTGTATTGGAATTAGAAGCGGATCGATGTGCCCAGTGAAGCATAGTGTATCAGTGCAAAATTATAAACCTCATCATTATCCGCACCGCCTTCCAGAATGCGATAACCCAGCTTTAAATCGAAGGCATTGGTTGCTCTGAAAGTTAATGCAGCCAGAACATCTTCTGCTCGGCCTTGAGGAGCAGCGAGTGCATCGCCCTCAAGTAGAAATCCAAACCGATCTGTCATTTTATAGAATACTCTAAAATGTATGATGGGTACAAAACCTACATTGGTCTTTGACGCTTCTTTCCCCCCTCCTTTGACACTGATTTCAGCATCCCGTATTTTTGCTGTAAATCCTGCTCCCAATTGCAGTTTTTCTTTTCTTAAAAAATCATAACGGTATGTCAACCTGTATGAATTGAATCTATACTGAGTTTCAATCGGAGTCCGGGCTGAAAACATTTCATCTGTAAAGATCAAATCCCGGTCCAGGGTTCCGGTTGAATTGATAGACAGGGGCGCATACAACGCCTTTAGATGATGACGGGGATTAAAATCCAAAGTCAGACCAATCCGGAAAAATGCAGCCGGATCAGCGTTCAATTCTTCGGATAAAGAGAACTTTGTTCCGTTATCGCCGGGAATACGCACATCATTGTAACCGCTGAACACCGCCCCGGTCTCCAGATCGCATTCGATCTGGGCATTCACAGTTATGGCGCTGATCAAGACAAAAAAGCCAACTCCATCCACGAATAATACGCATCATGCACCCAAGTTATTGGAATTAAAAAAGCATTATTATTTTCTGAAAATTACTGAATTGCATGTTACCATGCAACTCATTTCTTGCATTTTATATGTACTTTTATACTTTTGAAAGACAATCATCCGGCCAGGTCGATTAGACATTGGTTCTACGATACAATTTATCCCTTGAACCGGAATTTGACTGCTGTGTATTTTGAAAATTCATCCATTAATCGCAATTAGCACTTGAAACATTGATGAATAATGTGTATTTTATTTTAACGAGCAAGTGAACCGGTTCAGTTAAAAGGAGGTGGTTTTATGAACCGATACAGCGAAACGTTAAATCGTTTTTACAACATTGTCAAAGAAAAAAGCAATGATGTTATGATGGGCATTATTATTGATTCTCCCTGGATGCCCGGGTACATGGATGTGAATACACTGGATTTTTATTTTGATCAGACAGTCTGGCTAAACTCTTACCGTCAGGTTTTAAAAGATCTTCCCGGTGTTGCATTTGTTCCCGGCAGCTGGGTCGAGTATGGCATGTCTGCAGAACCCAGTGGGTGGGGTGTTAAAATTGAATGGAAACCCGGGTCTCCCCCGTCGCTGCATCATTTCCCGGGTGGATTAGCGGCAATTATTGAACAAGATACGCCGGACCCTGAACATCACGGTATGATGCCGGTGATACTGCGCCAATATGAACGAACCCGGGAAATTCTCAACCAGGATGGTATTCCCCCAAAAATGGCAGCCGCTCGAGGTCCTCTTGCAGTCGCCGCACATCTGATTGGTGTTACAGAACTATTAACGGCTACCCGTCTGGACAAGGAAAACTGCCTGGCATTGTTTGAAAAGACCACTGATTTATGCATTAAATGGCTAAAGGCGCAGCTGGACCGTATGGACGATCCGTTTGGAATTCTGGTGCTTGACGATATTGCCGGTATGATGCGCCCCAAGATGGCTGATCAGCTCGCCTTTCCCTTTCTGAAACGTATATTTGACAGTTTCCCGGATATGATTCATTTATTTCACAATGATACTCCAAATGACAAAATTTTTCCAGGCTTGGCTGAATGCGGCATTGATGTGTTTAATTTCAGTCATGAGATCAGCATAGAAAGAGCGCGTGAGTTGGTCGGTGACGATATGGTGTTGTTTGGCAACCTCCCTCCTGTTGACACATTGGTGCGCGCTACAGCAGACCAGGTTAAACAAGCAACCCGGGAATTGCTGAAAACAGCACATGATCATGGTCCGATCATCCTCTCAGCCGGAGGTGGTATATCACCCGACACTCCGATCGAAAATCTGCAGGCAATGGCTGATGTGGTTCATTCCCAGTGAGGTATCAAATCCTATTCAAGTCATTGCAGAGCTATGCGGACATTGCTCTGCAATGATGGGTCACCCGGAACCCTTATTCAGAACAGCCATTAACAGTTAATCATGCGAGCACGTTCTTTACTTTGATGAGAAATCAACAGGAATTTTCAACGGTATTCTCCAGTTGAATTGTTAAAGAGAAATGATCATTATCACAACGGGAGCAACCTTGAAACAAGCAATCAAAATCATCATAGTGTGCAGCTTTGCTGTTTCAGGTATCTCTGCCCGGGAAAACCTTCCGGTAAAGGCGGAATTGATTGCAGAGGAGACATCCATTCAACCCGGCCGACCTTTCCTGGTTGGAATATATTTGTCCATGAGTGATCACTATCATACGTACTGGAAAAATCCCGGTGATTCCGGGTTACCAAGCCAAATTGAATGGACGCTCCCGGCCGGGTTCAAGGCAGGCCCGATACAATGGCCGTATCCCTCGCGATTCGAGTCAGAATTAGAAGTCACATTCGGATACAATGATCAGGTGGTGCTGCTCACCCGGTTGATTCCGCCCGAGTCTCTTCCTGCGTCTGCGGTCACCCTGCAAACCAAAGTGAACTGGCTGGCGTGCTCCGATGCCTGTATCCCCGGTCAAGCAGAATTGTCTCTGCGGCTGCCGGTCAAATCGGTTCACCCGAAAGACCATAAACAGCATGCATTGCTCATCCGCTCCGCCCTCAAGTCATTGCCACGGCCTGATGATAAATGGATCGTGACAGCTCTGGCTGAACAAAATAAAATTGTCGTCAAATTAACTCCGCCTGAGAAATTGACTGATATAAAAGTTTTCATTGAACAGGAAAGTGTCGTCTCTTATACAGAAAATAACCGTTTAGAAAAACAGGGCGATCAATACAGCAAAACCTTTCAAAAATCTCCTTATCTAACTGAATTACCTGAACAGTTAAAAGGTGTCGTCATCTATGAAACTGAAAACACCAAAAAGAAAGCGATTAAATTTAAAACAGTAATCAATTAAAAATAGTATGGAGGAAAAATATGTCAATAACCAAATCAATTCATTTATTGTATATTGCGCTGCTTCTGTTTCCGGCATTACTTGTCGCCGGTGTACAGACAGGTGAACAAGCTCCGGATTTTGATCTGATTGATGTTAAAGGAGAGACACATTCTTTATCACAATATGACGGAAAACTTGTCGTGCTGGAATGGTTTAATTACGGCTGCCCGTTTGTGCAAAAACACTATAAAAGTGATAACATGCAGAATCTGCAGGAAAAATACACTGAGAAAGGTGTTGTTTGGCTCACGGTTACTTCTTCTGCTCCCGGAAAGCCGGGTTTTCTGACTGCTGAAAAAGCACAGGAACTGGAAATCCTGGATAATGCCGATCCCACAGCAATTCTACTTGACCATGACGGTAGCGTCGGTAATCAATACGGCGCGAAAACAACTCCACACATGTTCATCATCAATAAAGAAGGTAAAGTGGTTTATAATGGTGCTATTGACAGTATCCGGTCCACAGATCCTGCGGATGTATCCAAAGCCAAAAATTATGCTTCACAAGCTCTGGATGAACTTTTGTCCGGTAAAGATGTCAGTGTAAACAGCACCAAACCGTACGGTTGTTCGGTGAAATATTAAACACAAAAACCAATACAGCGTCTGTCCCATCAGGCGCTGTGTTGTGAATGTAGCCCCCTTCTCTCAAACGATAAAAGATTACAATGGAAAATAAATTTTCATCGGTTTCCGTTCAATCATCAAATTCAAAGTTCTGAGCAGCCAAATAAACCAAACATTTCCAATCATTCTTCGATCAAGACCAAACAGTGATAAAGGCAGTCACGGCTTTGACTGTTATGCAAAAAAAGCAGTAAATACAGATTTATCATTGGAATGCCTGCCATGCTGATCCTGTAAAGTACCCGTAATTTAATTTTAAGAGATACAATTTTTTATGATCCCCAAAGCACATTCAGACGCGATATGCAGAGCGAATATGGCCGGATGAGTTCATATCCAGCCGATGCATTCTGTGATTTTCAGAAAGATAATATATAGATGAGATTGGTCACTTTTGCTGTCTCGGGTTCTTTTGTCGAAATATGAGAAAAACGGGAATTCCTGCAAGGACAGTTACAAGAGCTAACCCTGACTCGAGCGGCCGCTGCAGAAATGCAAAAATCAGAATCACCAGACTAACTGTCAGATAAATCGCAGGCACCACCGGAAAGCCGGAAATTCTGAGCTGGGGTTTACAGCGCCGTCGCAGTTTAAACAATCCAAACACTGCAA
Proteins encoded in this region:
- a CDS encoding sodium:calcium antiporter, with the translated sequence MLLFIFYIGLAGIGTAVTWKGSGLLELASDRLARHYRLPAIVQGAVIAAVGSSFPELSATVISTLLHGDFDLGVASIVGSAIFNILVIPGVSGLVGRRLQADINLVYKDVQFYIISVATLLLAFSFAVIYHPVSGADLVGSMTRPIALAPVLLYGLYLFVQQQDTREKWAAENSVQQNSRVSPLREWLRLIAGLLLIIAGVEGLLRSALGLGELLNTPSSLWGLTVVAAGTSLPDMFISVKTARKGQGVVSLANVLGSNIFDLLIAVPAGILIVGSSAVNFSIAAPLMGFLTLATIVLFTTLRTRLTLYRGEAVLLLVLYVLFVTWMILETTGVTGLVF
- a CDS encoding thioredoxin family protein encodes the protein MSITKSIHLLYIALLLFPALLVAGVQTGEQAPDFDLIDVKGETHSLSQYDGKLVVLEWFNYGCPFVQKHYKSDNMQNLQEKYTEKGVVWLTVTSSAPGKPGFLTAEKAQELEILDNADPTAILLDHDGSVGNQYGAKTTPHMFIINKEGKVVYNGAIDSIRSTDPADVSKAKNYASQALDELLSGKDVSVNSTKPYGCSVKY
- a CDS encoding uroporphyrinogen decarboxylase family protein; its protein translation is MNRYSETLNRFYNIVKEKSNDVMMGIIIDSPWMPGYMDVNTLDFYFDQTVWLNSYRQVLKDLPGVAFVPGSWVEYGMSAEPSGWGVKIEWKPGSPPSLHHFPGGLAAIIEQDTPDPEHHGMMPVILRQYERTREILNQDGIPPKMAAARGPLAVAAHLIGVTELLTATRLDKENCLALFEKTTDLCIKWLKAQLDRMDDPFGILVLDDIAGMMRPKMADQLAFPFLKRIFDSFPDMIHLFHNDTPNDKIFPGLAECGIDVFNFSHEISIERARELVGDDMVLFGNLPPVDTLVRATADQVKQATRELLKTAHDHGPIILSAGGGISPDTPIENLQAMADVVHSQ
- a CDS encoding protein-disulfide reductase DsbD family protein; this translates as MKQAIKIIIVCSFAVSGISARENLPVKAELIAEETSIQPGRPFLVGIYLSMSDHYHTYWKNPGDSGLPSQIEWTLPAGFKAGPIQWPYPSRFESELEVTFGYNDQVVLLTRLIPPESLPASAVTLQTKVNWLACSDACIPGQAELSLRLPVKSVHPKDHKQHALLIRSALKSLPRPDDKWIVTALAEQNKIVVKLTPPEKLTDIKVFIEQESVVSYTENNRLEKQGDQYSKTFQKSPYLTELPEQLKGVVIYETENTKKKAIKFKTVIN
- a CDS encoding YgiQ family radical SAM protein yields the protein MFIPATRKELERLGWTDPDIILITGDSYIDSPFVGISMIGHILMDAGYKVAIIPQPDIESDKDITRFGEPRLFWGITSGCIDSMVANYTANGRKRKSDDYTAGNVNNRRPDRAVIVYSNLIRRYFKNTVPLVLGGIEASLRRIVHYDYWSNKLRRSILFDAKADYLLYGMSDRTVVQLTERLQNGESPADLPGLCHISSTIPDTALVLPAWDQVKRDKAAFTDMFMTFYQEQDPKHARPLAQLQDTRYLVQNPPAPYLRQTELDRLHALPFERDLHPHHRQQGPVKALDTIQFSIPTHRGCYGECHFCSIAVHQGRTVRWRSMDSVTNEARTLTQHPNFKGRITDLGGPTANMYGFECAKKLKSGACRDKRCLYPAVCNTLQIDHQPQIDLLRRMKNIPDIKSVYVSSGIRYDMVLADKQHGRDYLNEIVRAHVSGQLKIAPEHSEPNVLAKMGKPPVDDLVRFVNMFYDLTRKAGKDQYLTYYLIAAHPGCREQDMHKLKQFAARTLKVKPRQIQIFTPTPSTLSTLMYYTERDPFTGNSCFVDKDRGRESRNKSSSDDGTRLTRYTRIFTDCKAQSASIRGNPHSMDISTYHPNRKSKHIPANTLSIPESRIDHIAVNRSECITEPYGHIIIIVGCYFLLAQQNFLLCRTACRQ